Proteins encoded together in one Paracoccus sp. SMMA_5_TC window:
- a CDS encoding ATP-binding protein, whose amino-acid sequence MNFDWLKRAMPRGLYGRAALILFLPVFAVTVVVTVMFLQRHFEDVTRQMTGGMANEIALIADRIESAPDAGDARRLGDDLARPLGLELNLPPKAPVTEQRRFYDLSGRVVIATLHERIPAVVAVDLGQRRMVHVSLQSRHGPYVLSFARSRVSASNPHQLLVLMLGTSLLMTAIATLFLRNQVRPIRQLAHAAEEYGKGRIVPYRPAGASEVRSAGTAFLEMRARIERQNEQRKQMLSGVSHDLRTPLTRLRLGLSMLGPDMPPEPEEIAALESDVAAMGRMVDAFLDHARDSAHDAPPEPVDALEFVRAIVADAQRGGQQVTLHELAGEDHGRATFRRDSLRRAVENLIGNAVRYGNRAEVEAVLGPSYLRISVEDDGPGIPADKRDEALRPFTRLDPARNQNQGQGVGLGLSIAADIARAHGGQLRLGEGERLGGLRAEIVIPR is encoded by the coding sequence CTCAAGCGTGCGATGCCGCGCGGGCTTTACGGGCGGGCGGCGCTGATCCTGTTTTTGCCGGTGTTCGCAGTGACCGTTGTCGTCACCGTGATGTTCCTTCAGCGCCATTTCGAGGACGTGACGCGGCAGATGACCGGCGGCATGGCCAACGAGATTGCGCTGATCGCGGATCGGATCGAATCTGCACCAGATGCCGGCGATGCGCGCCGGCTGGGCGATGACCTGGCTCGGCCGCTGGGGCTGGAGCTGAATCTGCCCCCAAAGGCACCGGTGACAGAACAGCGCCGCTTCTATGACCTGTCGGGGCGCGTGGTGATTGCTACCCTGCATGAACGCATTCCCGCGGTCGTGGCAGTCGATCTGGGCCAGCGGCGGATGGTGCATGTCAGCTTGCAAAGTCGCCATGGCCCCTATGTGCTAAGCTTTGCCCGTTCCCGCGTCAGTGCCTCGAACCCCCATCAGCTGCTGGTGCTGATGCTGGGAACCTCGCTGTTGATGACGGCGATCGCCACATTGTTCCTGCGCAATCAGGTCCGTCCCATCCGTCAGCTGGCCCATGCTGCCGAGGAATACGGCAAGGGTCGGATCGTGCCCTATCGCCCCGCCGGCGCCAGCGAGGTGCGCAGTGCCGGCACCGCATTTCTGGAAATGCGCGCCCGGATCGAGCGGCAGAACGAACAGCGCAAGCAGATGCTGTCCGGGGTCAGTCACGATTTGCGCACACCGCTGACCCGGCTGCGGCTGGGGCTGTCGATGCTTGGCCCCGACATGCCCCCCGAACCCGAAGAGATTGCGGCGTTGGAAAGCGATGTGGCCGCCATGGGACGCATGGTCGATGCCTTTCTGGACCACGCCCGCGACAGCGCCCATGATGCACCGCCCGAGCCCGTGGATGCCCTTGAGTTCGTCCGGGCCATCGTTGCGGATGCACAGCGTGGCGGTCAGCAGGTGACCTTGCACGAACTGGCGGGCGAGGATCACGGCCGCGCCACCTTTCGCCGCGACAGCCTGCGGCGCGCCGTCGAGAATCTGATCGGCAATGCCGTGCGCTATGGCAATCGCGCCGAGGTCGAGGCGGTGCTGGGGCCCAGCTACCTGCGCATTTCGGTCGAGGACGACGGTCCAGGTATCCCCGCCGACAAAAGGGACGAGGCGCTGCGTCCCTTTACCCGACTGGACCCGGCCCGCAACCAGAACCAGGGTCAGGGCGTGGGTCTGGGCCTGTCGATCGCGGCGGATATCGCACGCGCCCATGGCGGGCAGCTGCGCCTTGGCGAAGGCGAGCGTCTGGGCGGCTTGCGCGCCGAGATCGTCATTCCCCGCTGA
- the fabD gene encoding ACP S-malonyltransferase → MRAFVFPGQGAQVVGMGRELAETYPAARAVFDEVDEALGESLSQLIWQGDIETLTLTQNAQPALMATSLAAFRALEAEGFGIQDAAFVAGHSLGEYSALCAAGALSLADTARLLRLRGQAMQEAVPVGQGAMAAILGLDFVAVEQLARDAAEDEVCQAANDNDPAQVVISGHKAAVERAAALARERGAKRALMLPVSAPFHSALMQPAAAVMAEALAAVEIAAPAVPLIANVRAEPVTEPGAIRRLLVEQVTGSVRWRESVEFLAGAGVTEFWEIGAGKALSGMIKRIARDATVRNIGVPGDIAALKG, encoded by the coding sequence ATGCGGGCATTCGTATTTCCGGGGCAGGGTGCCCAGGTCGTGGGCATGGGTCGCGAACTGGCCGAAACGTATCCGGCCGCGCGCGCCGTTTTTGACGAGGTGGACGAGGCGCTGGGCGAAAGCCTGTCGCAACTGATCTGGCAGGGCGACATCGAAACCCTGACCCTGACCCAGAACGCCCAGCCGGCGTTGATGGCAACCTCGCTGGCGGCGTTTCGCGCGCTCGAGGCCGAGGGTTTCGGCATCCAGGATGCGGCCTTTGTCGCCGGCCACTCGCTTGGGGAATATTCCGCGCTTTGCGCGGCCGGTGCGCTGAGCCTGGCCGATACCGCCCGGCTTCTGCGGCTGCGCGGCCAGGCCATGCAAGAGGCGGTGCCGGTCGGTCAGGGCGCGATGGCGGCGATCCTGGGGCTGGATTTCGTCGCGGTCGAACAGCTGGCGCGCGATGCCGCCGAGGACGAGGTTTGCCAGGCCGCCAACGATAATGATCCGGCGCAGGTGGTGATTTCGGGACACAAGGCAGCGGTGGAGCGGGCGGCGGCCCTTGCCCGGGAACGGGGTGCCAAGCGCGCGTTGATGCTGCCGGTGTCGGCGCCCTTCCATTCGGCGCTGATGCAGCCGGCTGCGGCCGTCATGGCCGAGGCGCTTGCGGCCGTAGAAATCGCCGCCCCCGCCGTGCCGCTGATCGCCAATGTTCGGGCCGAGCCGGTGACCGAACCCGGCGCCATCCGCCGGTTGCTGGTCGAGCAGGTGACCGGCTCGGTGCGCTGGCGCGAGTCGGTCGAATTCCTGGCCGGGGCCGGGGTGACCGAATTCTGGGAAATCGGCGCCGGCAAGGCGCTTTCGGGCATGATCAAGCGCATCGCCAGGGATGCAACGGTGCGCAATATCGGCGTGCCTGGCGATATCGCGGCATTGAAGGGGTGA
- the fabG gene encoding 3-oxoacyl-ACP reductase FabG, with translation MFDLTGKNALVTGASGGIGGAIAQALHAAGATVTLSGTREAPLRELADQLGARAHVVTANLGDAAAVEALPKAAAEAMGSVDILVNNAGITRDNLFMRMSDEEWTQVIEVNLTSSFRLCRAVLRGMMKARWGRIVNIGSVVGATGNPGQGNYAAAKAGLVGMSKSLAYEVASRGITVNCVAPGFIETAMTDKLTEDQKSRILTQIPAGRMGRADEIAAAVLYLASPQAGYVTGATLHVNGGMAMV, from the coding sequence ATGTTTGATCTGACGGGCAAGAACGCGCTGGTGACCGGCGCATCGGGCGGTATCGGCGGCGCCATTGCGCAGGCCCTGCACGCCGCCGGGGCGACGGTGACGCTGTCGGGCACGCGCGAGGCGCCCTTGCGCGAACTGGCCGATCAGCTGGGCGCGCGCGCTCATGTGGTTACCGCCAACCTGGGCGATGCCGCCGCCGTCGAGGCCCTGCCCAAGGCCGCGGCCGAGGCGATGGGATCGGTGGATATCCTGGTCAACAATGCCGGCATTACCCGCGACAACCTGTTCATGCGCATGTCCGACGAGGAATGGACCCAGGTGATCGAGGTCAATCTGACCTCCAGCTTCCGGCTGTGCCGGGCCGTGCTGCGCGGCATGATGAAGGCGCGCTGGGGTCGCATCGTCAACATCGGCTCGGTCGTCGGTGCAACCGGCAACCCCGGGCAGGGCAATTACGCCGCGGCCAAGGCGGGACTGGTCGGAATGTCGAAAAGCCTTGCCTACGAAGTTGCCTCGCGCGGGATCACCGTCAATTGCGTGGCCCCCGGCTTCATCGAGACGGCGATGACCGACAAGCTGACCGAGGATCAGAAATCCCGCATCCTGACCCAGATCCCGGCCGGGCGCATGGGACGGGCCGATGAAATCGCGGCTGCGGTCCTGTATCTTGCCAGCCCGCAGGCGGGCTATGTCACCGGGGCCACGCTGCATGTCAATGGTGGCATGGCCATGGTCTGA
- a CDS encoding acyl carrier protein, which translates to MSDIADRVKKIVVEHLGVDEDKVTETASFIDDLGADSLDTVELVMAFEEEFGIEIPDDAAETIQTFGDAVKFIQGAV; encoded by the coding sequence ATGAGCGATATCGCTGATCGCGTGAAAAAAATTGTCGTCGAGCACCTTGGTGTCGATGAGGACAAGGTGACGGAAACCGCCTCGTTCATCGACGATCTCGGCGCCGATTCGCTGGACACCGTTGAGCTGGTCATGGCTTTCGAGGAAGAGTTCGGGATCGAAATTCCCGATGACGCCGCGGAAACCATCCAGACCTTTGGCGATGCGGTGAAATTCATCCAGGGCGCGGTCTGA
- the dps gene encoding DNA starvation/stationary phase protection protein Dps: protein MAVNLKGLTDNARKTSIAELNARLADAVALSAAIKQAHWNVKGRNFIAVHELFDQVFANLQAHVDTMAERVQQLDGVAIGTVEKVAKASSLKEYPTDLTKAEDHLKAVSDRMRDYGEKLRKAIDSTDEAGDADTADLFTAASRTADKDLWFMESHLE, encoded by the coding sequence ATGGCCGTGAACCTGAAGGGGCTGACCGACAACGCCCGCAAGACCTCGATCGCCGAACTCAATGCCCGTCTGGCCGATGCCGTGGCGCTGTCCGCCGCCATCAAGCAGGCGCATTGGAACGTCAAGGGACGCAACTTCATCGCCGTTCATGAACTTTTCGATCAGGTATTTGCCAACCTGCAGGCCCATGTCGACACCATGGCCGAACGTGTCCAGCAGCTTGATGGCGTGGCCATCGGCACCGTGGAAAAGGTTGCCAAGGCAAGTTCGCTCAAGGAATACCCGACCGACCTGACCAAGGCCGAGGATCACCTGAAGGCGGTCAGCGACCGCATGCGCGATTACGGCGAAAAGCTGCGCAAGGCCATCGACAGCACCGATGAAGCCGGCGACGCCGATACCGCCGATCTGTTCACCGCTGCCTCGCGGACAGCGGACAAGGATCTGTGGTTCATGGAAAGCCATCTGGAATGA
- the dnaE gene encoding DNA polymerase III subunit alpha, translated as MQHSSPRFIHLRTHSEHSLLEGAIPVKDLARLAAQNDMPAVALTDTNALFAALEFSVKAQDYGVQPIIGCQVTLEAGVTGPVVLLAQDQAGWLNLMQLSTCLYLREGGALPHVTLDELAAHAQGLICLTGGALGPLGLLVAQGRLPEARTLLERLAAAFPTRLYVELQRHHDAEGRPVPEEQAAEGGMIDLAYALDLPLVATNDAYFPKSDLYAAHDALICIAERAYVDQTAPRRRLTPQHYFKSPAEMAALFADLPEAIENTVEIARRCAFAVRKHKPILPRFADDEVEELRRQAWEGLRARLEIIPHAVPVAEYEERLRFELGIIEQMGFPGYFLIVADFIKWAKDHGIPVGPGRGSGAGSLVAYALTITDLDPLRYSLLFERFLNPERVSMPDFDIDFCMDRREEVIQYVQEKYGRDRVGQIITFGALLSKAAVRDVGRVLQLPFGQVDRLSKMIPVEGVKPVSVTKALADEPRLREAAKEEVVGRLLDYAAKLEGLLRNASTHAAGVVIADRPLHHLVPLYRDPASDMPATQFNMKWVEQAGLVKFDFLGLKTLTVIQNAVDLINGTGRPLHVAADGRQLYTPARGAENQINAIPLDDRATYELFASARTVAVFQVESAGMMDALRRMRPTCIEDIVALVALYRPGPMENIPTYCEVKNGLRPLESLHPSIDPILAETQGIIVYQEQVMQIAQVMAGYSLGGADLLRRAMGKKIPEEMAKERPKFVEGCKSRGIDAKKAGEVFDLLEKFANYGFNKSHAAAYAVVSYQTAWLKANHPVEFMAAVMNCDIHLTDKLAIYKREADRMGIETVPPCVNRSLATFSVDGGRIVYALGALKGVGVEAMNLIVQARGDKPFRDLHDFARRVDMKRVGKRPLEMLARAGAFDCLEVNRAKVLKSLDGLVAWSAAVQAAANSSQSSLFGGGEDLPPPRPVPAPIWMPAEKLAEEHAAVGFYLSGHPLDDYLPALRRKNIQTLAEVTQAVADGPLVAAMAGTVAFRQEKKSARGTRFAFVGLSDPTGLYEVTVFSDTLDAHRQHLEPGANVVLQVQAEPSGDQVKLLARAVTPLDQAVADAGANRLAVEISGLDAVPMIAQALQRIREEMTAPARARGPIALRVKDGNDLIDIEIADDAPLTTPARQALRVIPGVLEVVEE; from the coding sequence ATGCAGCACTCAAGCCCCCGATTCATTCACCTGCGCACCCATTCGGAACACTCGCTTCTGGAGGGCGCTATTCCGGTCAAGGATCTGGCGCGCCTTGCCGCCCAGAACGACATGCCTGCGGTCGCACTGACCGACACCAACGCGCTGTTCGCGGCACTGGAGTTTTCGGTCAAGGCGCAGGATTACGGCGTCCAGCCGATCATCGGCTGTCAGGTCACGCTGGAGGCTGGCGTCACCGGACCTGTTGTCCTGCTGGCGCAGGACCAGGCCGGCTGGCTCAACCTGATGCAGCTTTCGACCTGCCTTTACCTGCGCGAGGGCGGCGCGCTGCCCCATGTCACGCTGGACGAACTGGCGGCACATGCGCAGGGGTTGATCTGCCTGACCGGGGGTGCGCTGGGGCCGCTGGGGCTGCTGGTTGCGCAGGGGCGGCTGCCCGAGGCGCGGACCCTGCTGGAACGTCTGGCAGCGGCCTTCCCGACCCGGCTTTACGTCGAGTTGCAGCGCCATCACGACGCCGAAGGCAGGCCCGTGCCGGAAGAGCAGGCAGCCGAAGGGGGCATGATCGATCTGGCCTATGCGCTCGACCTGCCGCTGGTGGCGACAAATGATGCCTATTTTCCGAAAAGCGATCTTTATGCCGCCCATGATGCGCTGATCTGCATTGCCGAGCGCGCCTATGTCGACCAGACCGCCCCACGCCGCCGTCTGACACCCCAGCATTATTTCAAGTCCCCGGCGGAAATGGCTGCCCTGTTCGCCGATCTGCCCGAAGCCATCGAGAACACTGTCGAAATCGCCCGGCGCTGTGCCTTTGCGGTCAGAAAGCACAAGCCGATCCTGCCGCGCTTTGCCGATGACGAGGTCGAGGAACTGCGCCGCCAGGCCTGGGAAGGGTTGCGCGCCCGGCTCGAGATCATTCCCCACGCCGTTCCCGTCGCCGAATACGAAGAACGGCTGCGGTTCGAGCTGGGCATCATCGAACAGATGGGCTTTCCCGGCTATTTCCTGATCGTGGCCGATTTCATCAAATGGGCCAAGGATCACGGAATCCCGGTGGGACCGGGGCGCGGCTCGGGCGCCGGCAGTCTGGTGGCCTATGCGCTGACCATCACCGACCTGGACCCGCTGCGCTACAGCCTGCTGTTTGAACGCTTCCTGAACCCGGAACGGGTGTCGATGCCCGACTTCGACATCGACTTCTGCATGGATCGCCGCGAAGAGGTGATCCAGTATGTGCAGGAAAAATACGGCCGCGACCGGGTGGGGCAGATCATCACCTTCGGCGCGCTGCTGTCGAAGGCGGCGGTGCGCGATGTCGGCCGGGTGCTGCAACTGCCCTTTGGCCAGGTGGACCGGCTGTCCAAGATGATCCCGGTCGAAGGGGTCAAGCCGGTCAGTGTCACCAAGGCGCTGGCCGACGAACCCCGCCTGCGCGAGGCCGCCAAGGAAGAGGTTGTCGGGCGGCTGCTCGACTATGCCGCCAAGCTGGAAGGGCTGTTGCGCAACGCCTCGACCCATGCGGCCGGGGTGGTGATCGCGGACCGCCCGCTGCATCATCTGGTGCCGCTTTACCGCGACCCGGCCTCGGACATGCCGGCAACCCAGTTCAACATGAAATGGGTCGAGCAGGCGGGTCTGGTGAAGTTCGACTTTCTGGGGCTCAAGACCCTGACGGTGATCCAGAATGCCGTCGATCTGATCAATGGCACCGGGCGACCGCTGCATGTCGCCGCCGACGGCAGGCAGCTTTACACGCCTGCGCGGGGCGCGGAAAACCAGATCAATGCCATCCCGCTTGACGACAGGGCAACATACGAGCTGTTCGCCAGCGCCCGCACCGTGGCGGTGTTCCAGGTCGAAAGCGCGGGGATGATGGACGCGCTGCGGCGCATGCGCCCGACCTGCATCGAGGATATCGTCGCGCTGGTCGCCCTGTATCGTCCCGGGCCGATGGAAAACATCCCCACCTATTGCGAGGTCAAGAACGGGCTGCGGCCGCTGGAGTCACTGCATCCCAGCATCGACCCGATCCTGGCCGAAACCCAGGGCATCATCGTCTATCAGGAACAGGTGATGCAGATTGCCCAGGTGATGGCGGGCTACAGCCTGGGTGGCGCCGACCTGCTGCGCCGCGCCATGGGCAAGAAGATCCCCGAGGAAATGGCCAAGGAGCGGCCAAAGTTCGTCGAAGGCTGCAAGTCGCGTGGAATCGACGCGAAGAAAGCCGGGGAAGTTTTTGATCTTCTGGAAAAATTTGCCAACTATGGTTTCAACAAGTCGCACGCTGCCGCCTATGCGGTGGTCAGCTATCAAACTGCATGGCTCAAGGCCAACCATCCTGTCGAGTTCATGGCTGCGGTGATGAACTGCGACATCCATCTGACCGACAAGCTGGCAATCTACAAGCGCGAGGCCGACCGCATGGGGATCGAGACCGTGCCCCCTTGCGTCAACCGTTCGCTTGCCACCTTCAGCGTCGATGGCGGACGCATCGTCTATGCGCTGGGGGCGCTCAAGGGTGTTGGCGTCGAGGCGATGAACCTGATCGTGCAGGCCCGCGGCGACAAGCCTTTCCGCGACCTGCATGATTTCGCCCGCCGCGTCGACATGAAGCGGGTGGGCAAGCGACCGCTGGAAATGCTGGCGCGCGCCGGCGCCTTCGACTGTCTCGAGGTTAACCGGGCCAAGGTATTGAAATCCCTTGACGGTCTGGTCGCCTGGTCGGCGGCTGTGCAGGCGGCGGCGAACTCGAGTCAGTCGTCGCTGTTTGGGGGTGGCGAGGATCTGCCGCCGCCGCGCCCGGTGCCGGCACCGATCTGGATGCCGGCCGAAAAGCTGGCCGAGGAACACGCGGCCGTCGGCTTCTACCTTTCCGGGCATCCGCTGGACGATTATCTTCCCGCGTTGCGGCGCAAGAACATCCAGACCCTGGCCGAGGTGACGCAGGCGGTCGCCGACGGACCGCTGGTCGCGGCGATGGCGGGCACTGTTGCCTTCCGCCAGGAAAAGAAATCGGCGCGCGGCACGCGCTTTGCCTTTGTCGGCCTGTCCGATCCCACCGGGCTCTACGAGGTGACGGTGTTTTCCGACACGCTGGACGCGCATCGCCAGCATCTGGAGCCGGGGGCGAATGTGGTGTTGCAGGTTCAGGCCGAACCTTCGGGCGATCAGGTCAAGCTGTTGGCGCGGGCGGTGACGCCGCTGGATCAAGCGGTGGCCGATGCCGGCGCCAACCGGCTTGCCGTCGAGATTTCGGGGCTGGATGCGGTGCCGATGATCGCCCAGGCCTTGCAGCGCATCCGCGAGGAAATGACCGCACCGGCACGCGCGCGCGGCCCGATCGCCCTGCGCGTCAAAGACGGCAATGACCTGATCGATATCGAGATCGCCGATGACGCGCCGTTGACTACCCCGGCCCGTCAGGCGCTGCGCGTCATTCCGGGCGTGCTGGAGGTGGTCGAGGAATAG
- the ilvC gene encoding ketol-acid reductoisomerase produces MRVYYDRDCDVNLIKDKKIAMLGYGSQGHAHALNLRDSGAKNVVVALREGSPSAKKAEAEGLKVMGIAEAAAWADLIMFTMPDELQAETYRKYVHDNLREGAAIAFAHGLNVHFGLIEPKKGVDVIMMAPKGPGHTVRGEYLKGGGVPCLFAVHNDATGKAQDLALSYCSAIGGGRSGIIETNFRQECETDLFGEQAVLCGGLVELIRMGFETLVEAGYEPEMAYFECLHEVKLIVDLIYEGGIANMNYSISNTAEYGEYVSGPRILPYEETKRRMKEVLTDIQTGKFVRDFMQENAVGQPFFKATRRINDEHQIEKVGEKLRAMMPWISKGKMVDKERN; encoded by the coding sequence ATGCGTGTTTACTATGATCGCGACTGCGACGTGAACCTGATCAAGGACAAGAAGATCGCTATGCTGGGTTACGGCAGCCAGGGCCACGCCCATGCGCTGAACCTGCGCGATTCCGGTGCCAAGAACGTCGTCGTGGCGCTGCGCGAGGGGTCGCCCTCGGCCAAGAAGGCCGAAGCCGAAGGGCTGAAGGTCATGGGCATCGCCGAAGCCGCCGCCTGGGCCGACCTGATCATGTTCACCATGCCCGACGAACTTCAGGCCGAAACCTATCGCAAATACGTCCACGACAACCTGCGCGAAGGCGCGGCGATTGCCTTTGCCCACGGCCTGAACGTGCATTTCGGCCTGATCGAACCGAAAAAGGGCGTCGATGTCATCATGATGGCCCCAAAGGGCCCCGGCCACACCGTGCGCGGCGAATATCTGAAAGGCGGCGGCGTGCCCTGCCTGTTCGCGGTCCACAACGACGCCACCGGCAAGGCCCAGGATCTGGCGCTGTCCTATTGCTCGGCCATCGGCGGCGGCCGTTCGGGCATCATCGAGACCAACTTCCGTCAGGAATGCGAAACCGATCTGTTCGGCGAACAGGCGGTCCTGTGCGGCGGTCTGGTCGAACTGATCCGCATGGGCTTCGAAACCCTGGTCGAGGCCGGCTATGAGCCGGAAATGGCCTATTTCGAATGCCTGCACGAGGTGAAGCTGATCGTGGACCTGATCTACGAAGGCGGCATCGCCAACATGAACTATTCGATCTCGAACACCGCCGAATACGGCGAATATGTCAGCGGCCCCCGCATCCTGCCCTATGAGGAAACCAAGCGCCGGATGAAGGAAGTGCTGACCGACATCCAGACCGGCAAGTTCGTGCGCGACTTCATGCAGGAAAACGCCGTCGGCCAGCCGTTCTTCAAGGCCACGCGCCGCATCAACGACGAACACCAGATCGAGAAGGTCGGCGAAAAGCTGCGCGCGATGATGCCCTGGATTTCCAAGGGCAAGATGGTCGACAAGGAACGCAACTGA
- a CDS encoding Lrp/AsnC family transcriptional regulator: protein MTDATDRRILRQLLADPAAASAELAARAGVTAASLWRRLERMRQTGVIRAIETRIDWRKLGYEVQVSLRFTLDKTTPRAFDEFIAAARQVPEVVEIQTFLGSVDLRLSVIARDMAHWQQLYRESILTLPHVADSDALMLVSSIKDVQELPL from the coding sequence ATGACAGATGCCACCGATCGGCGAATCCTGCGCCAACTGCTGGCCGACCCTGCCGCCGCCAGTGCCGAACTGGCCGCACGCGCCGGGGTTACGGCTGCCAGCCTGTGGCGACGGCTCGAGCGTATGCGCCAGACCGGCGTCATTCGCGCCATCGAGACGCGTATCGATTGGCGAAAACTGGGATATGAGGTGCAGGTCAGCCTGCGCTTCACGCTGGACAAGACCACGCCCCGCGCCTTTGACGAATTCATCGCCGCCGCGCGCCAGGTGCCCGAGGTGGTCGAGATCCAGACCTTTCTGGGCTCGGTCGATCTGCGGCTCAGCGTGATTGCCCGCGACATGGCGCATTGGCAACAGCTTTACCGCGAAAGCATCCTGACCCTGCCGCATGTGGCCGATTCCGATGCGCTGATGCTGGTCAGCAGCATCAAGGACGTGCAGGAGCTGCCGTTGTGA
- a CDS encoding Lrp/AsnC family transcriptional regulator has protein sequence MLAPDATDLAILRLLAGDATLSAAEVGRALGLTQPAAWRRIRRLEDAGIIAGRRVVLDQAALGFGVTVFLGIRLATKGRVSLEDFERAVTAIPEVQVVQHVLGQFDYRLRITARDIADFERILRRRIMTLPGVGQVEANVMLSEERLPGPLPGR, from the coding sequence ATGCTGGCCCCCGACGCGACCGATCTGGCGATCCTGCGGCTGCTGGCGGGCGATGCCACGCTGAGCGCGGCCGAGGTCGGGCGGGCGCTTGGCCTGACCCAGCCGGCCGCATGGCGGCGCATCCGCCGGCTCGAGGATGCGGGCATCATCGCCGGGCGCCGCGTGGTGCTGGATCAGGCGGCCCTGGGATTTGGCGTCACCGTGTTCCTGGGCATCCGTCTGGCCACCAAGGGTCGCGTCAGCCTTGAGGATTTCGAGCGCGCGGTGACCGCAATCCCCGAGGTGCAGGTCGTCCAGCATGTGCTGGGCCAGTTCGATTACCGCCTGCGCATCACCGCCCGCGACATCGCCGATTTCGAGCGCATCCTGCGGCGGCGCATCATGACCCTGCCCGGCGTGGGCCAGGTCGAGGCCAATGTGATGCTGTCCGAAGAACGCCTGCCCGGGCCGTTGCCCGGCCGCTGA
- a CDS encoding ABC transporter permease, protein MAATRPFSRYEFLIAWRYLRARRAEGGVSVMTWISLIGIALGVMALIATLAVRAGFRSDFVDTILGANAHSTLYYAPTQIYNELTEETYIVPGKVQDYQAVAERIAAIPGVVRADPAVRGKVMARQGEAAGLGDVYGILPQALQALPGVADPDKAAGRIEDFDRGIAIGVGLARELGVGVGDRLQLVAPDGARTAMGTTPRIESYEVVYIFSAGRYDIDQTRIYMPLSEAQSYFNREGVVDEIQVYVADPERVDDWTAPLLAAGGEGAQVWTWRDASGSFLAALDMEDDVMFVILSVLVLIAAMNITSGLIMLVKNKGRDIGILRTMGLTEGAVLRVFFLCGAFTGIIGTLAGVVLGVALALNVEHIMAGLNALTGGNAWQPEVRGIYALHGDLRAWDVFRAVALSLTLSFVVTIFPARRAARMNPVEALRYE, encoded by the coding sequence ATGGCTGCCACGCGCCCGTTTTCCCGATACGAGTTCCTGATCGCCTGGCGCTATCTGCGCGCCCGCCGCGCCGAGGGCGGCGTCAGCGTGATGACCTGGATCAGCCTGATCGGCATTGCGCTGGGGGTAATGGCGCTGATCGCCACGCTGGCGGTGCGGGCGGGCTTTCGCAGCGATTTCGTCGATACCATCCTGGGCGCCAATGCCCATAGCACGCTGTATTACGCCCCGACCCAGATCTATAACGAGCTGACCGAGGAAACCTATATCGTTCCGGGCAAGGTGCAGGACTATCAGGCGGTGGCCGAACGCATTGCCGCCATTCCGGGCGTGGTGCGCGCCGATCCGGCGGTGCGCGGCAAGGTGATGGCCCGTCAGGGCGAGGCCGCCGGCCTGGGTGATGTCTATGGCATCCTGCCCCAGGCGTTGCAGGCGCTGCCGGGGGTTGCCGATCCCGACAAGGCCGCCGGCCGGATCGAGGATTTCGACCGCGGCATCGCCATCGGCGTGGGCCTGGCGCGCGAACTGGGCGTCGGCGTCGGCGACCGGCTGCAACTGGTGGCCCCCGACGGTGCCCGCACCGCCATGGGCACCACGCCCCGCATCGAAAGCTACGAGGTGGTCTATATCTTTTCCGCCGGGCGCTACGACATCGACCAGACCCGCATCTACATGCCGCTCTCCGAGGCGCAAAGCTATTTCAACCGCGAAGGCGTGGTGGACGAAATCCAGGTCTATGTCGCCGATCCAGAAAGGGTGGATGACTGGACCGCGCCGCTGCTGGCGGCCGGGGGCGAGGGGGCGCAGGTCTGGACCTGGCGCGATGCCTCGGGGTCGTTCCTGGCGGCGCTGGACATGGAGGATGACGTGATGTTCGTGATCCTGTCGGTTCTGGTGCTGATCGCTGCGATGAACATCACCTCGGGGCTGATCATGCTGGTCAAGAACAAGGGCCGCGACATCGGCATCCTGCGCACCATGGGTTTGACCGAAGGCGCGGTGCTGCGCGTGTTCTTTCTGTGCGGGGCCTTCACCGGCATCATCGGCACGCTGGCCGGGGTGGTGCTGGGGGTGGCGCTGGCGCTGAACGTCGAACATATCATGGCGGGGCTGAATGCGCTGACCGGCGGCAACGCCTGGCAGCCCGAGGTGCGCGGCATTTATGCGCTGCACGGCGATCTGCGGGCCTGGGACGTGTTCCGCGCCGTCGCGCTGTCACTGACCCTGTCCTTTGTCGTCACCATCTTTCCGGCCCGGCGTGCGGCGCGGATGAACCCGGTCGAGGCACTGCGTTATGAATGA